The Aspergillus nidulans FGSC A4 chromosome VIII genome contains the following window.
GTATGCCATGATTTTTCAGGTAAAGGAATCCGGACGTCTTGAAGGCATGGACGACGGACATGGCCACGGCGTGCTTGTCAGCTGGAGTGCCGTTTCGGAAGGGAGCGAAGTTGATAATCTGTCGTCTTTAGTTTCCAGTTTAACTGCGATGACAGGGAATGAACCGGGTCTGAGGCACCATACAGGAATGACCAGACCGTCTTTCGATACCGTCTCGGTAATCGGATAACAAGCTTGAACGGGCATATTGCCTTCCATGGTACGGAGATAATGGATTAATGGTATGTGAGAGATTTGTTAGACAGATATTCAAAGATTACGCGGTAGAACAGAGTAAAAGACCTGGGGTAAAAGCTGCAGAAAAACGAAAAGGTGATAAGGAAAtggatggaggaggccgggGAGCGGGGAAGTCCGTCAAATATATCATCACCGCAGACCGGGGTCGATATCACAATTCCTACCTAATTCTGCACCTAATTTGTTGCGAGGTACTAGGAagataggctgtagataaCTGCAAAGATAGAAGATAGTGTTATCTCTGTAAGGCCGTTTAGTGATAACGTTGGGGGCCGCAACTTTCGGGGTAGTTCTAGTAGGACTAGATATGCCCCGCATAATGCACCCTTCAACCTCTCTTACCTTCAGTTCAAGTAttgttcctcttcttccactctccctttttctctccctATCCCTCTCTTTGGTTGGTATTGAGTCTAACCGACCGCCATCATGCCTCTCATCGTCGACGTCCACACACATGTCTACCCCCCAGCATACATGCAGATGCTACGAAGCCGCAAAACAGTCCCCTATGTGCACGATCCTTCCAATAATCGAGATCCCCGCCTGATTATTCTCTCCTCAGATGATGACGCCTCCATCCCGCTCGACCAGCGTGGTCGCCCAGTCGATTCCTCCTACTGGGATATCAATGTGAAGCTATCATTCATGCGTCAACACGGTATAAACTGCAGCGTTATCTCCCTCGCCAATCCCTGGCTAGACTTTGTGGAGCCGGCTGAAGCCCAGATGTGGGCGGAGAGGATCAATGACGATCTGGAAAAGACCTGTGCGACTGTGAACAAGGCCGCGGATCCGGGGAATACTTTGACTCTCGACCAGAAGGAAACCTTGTTCGCATTCGGTGCATTGCCGTTGAGTGCACCGAGTTCCGAATCTGTTGTTGCTGAGATTAAACGGCTCAAGACGCTCGAGCATTTAAGGGGCGTGATCATGGGGACCTCAGGGCTGGGCAAGGGATTGGATGACGCAAGGCTTGATCCGGTTTGGGAGGCGCTACAGGAAACAGATATGCTAATGTTTCTGCATCCGCATTATGGGTTACCAGAAGAGGCTTATGGTGGACCTGAGACGACGGGTCGGTATGGCCATGTACTTCCGCTGGCGTTAGGGTTCCCACTTGAGACGACGATTGCGGTAACGCGGATGCTGCTATCGGGTGTCTTTGATCGCTTTCCGCGATTGAAAATTCTCCTGGCTCATTCGGGTGGCACGCTTCCTTTCCTCGCTGGGCGAATTGAGAGCTGTATTCTCCATGAGCGCAAGTTTATCTCTGGCGGTGGTGATGTGCAGGGACCACAGAGGAGTGTGTGGGATGTGCTCAAGACAAATATTTATTTGGACGCGGTAGTATATGGCAAGcctggcttggaggcggCTATGACTGCGTCGGGCTCCGATCGTCTTCTTTTTGGTACGTCTGTTCTTCGGGCTTCATTTATATACTGACAGGCTTATAGGGACGGATCATCCATTCTTCCCTCCCTTGGACTCGAAGGATAACAGCTGGCCG
Protein-coding sequences here:
- a CDS encoding amidohydrolase family protein (transcript_id=CADANIAT00002704); translated protein: MPLIVDVHTHVYPPAYMQMLRSRKTVPYVHDPSNNRDPRLIILSSDDDASIPLDQRGRPVDSSYWDINVKLSFMRQHGINCSVISLANPWLDFVEPAEAQMWAERINDDLEKTCATVNKAADPGNTLTLDQKETLFAFGALPLSAPSSESVVAEIKRLKTLEHLRGVIMGTSGLGKGLDDARLDPVWEALQETDMLMFLHPHYGLPEEAYGGPETTGRYGHVLPLALGFPLETTIAVTRMLLSGVFDRFPRLKILLAHSGGTLPFLAGRIESCILHERKFISGGGDVQGPQRSVWDVLKTNIYLDAVVYGKPGLEAAMTASGSDRLLFGTDHPFFPPLDSKDNSWPSVTTNYQAIHATFDTNSKTVADVLGGNAARILNLK